One genomic segment of Fusobacterium nucleatum includes these proteins:
- a CDS encoding threonine/serine exporter family protein, with the protein MQYDNLVMKVLSTANTIGKILLTSGAETYRVEKAITIVCRRFDLKAETFVTMTCVLTSAKKRDGETITEVNRIYTVSNNLDKIDRIHKILLNIHKYELDDLEKEVKKIQIQSVYKKNILLVSYFFSAAFFAILFGGKFNDFLVAGLGGIVIFYMAKYANKLKLNNFFINTLGGFLITILSILATKVGIVSTPSYSAIGTLMLLVPGLALTNAIRDLINGDLIAGTSRTVEAALVGSALAIGAGFALFAMSYF; encoded by the coding sequence ATGCAGTATGATAATTTGGTTATGAAAGTGCTTTCAACAGCCAACACTATTGGTAAAATTCTACTAACAAGTGGAGCTGAAACATATAGAGTTGAAAAAGCTATCACCATTGTATGTAGAAGGTTTGATTTAAAGGCAGAAACATTTGTTACCATGACTTGTGTACTAACTTCTGCAAAAAAAAGAGATGGAGAAACTATTACTGAGGTTAATAGAATTTATACAGTTTCTAATAACTTAGATAAAATTGATAGAATACATAAAATTCTTCTTAATATACATAAGTATGAATTAGATGATTTAGAAAAAGAAGTTAAAAAAATTCAAATACAATCTGTTTATAAAAAAAATATTTTATTAGTTTCTTATTTTTTTTCAGCAGCTTTTTTTGCTATCTTATTTGGTGGAAAATTTAATGATTTTCTAGTTGCTGGACTTGGAGGAATTGTAATATTTTACATGGCTAAATATGCTAATAAATTAAAATTAAATAACTTTTTTATTAATACATTAGGTGGTTTCTTAATAACAATATTATCAATTCTTGCTACCAAAGTTGGTATAGTATCTACACCATCATATTCAGCTATTGGAACACTTATGCTTTTAGTTCCTGGACTTGCACTTACAAATGCAATAAGAGATTTGATAAATGGTGATTTAATTGCAGGGACTTCAAGAACAGTAGAAGCTGCCTTAGTTGGTTCGGCCCTTGCAATAGGTGCAGGTTTTGCATTATTTGCAATGTCTTATTTTTAA
- a CDS encoding GTP-binding protein → MKVLLVSGFLGAGKTTFIKEMSKNINLEFVVLENEYADIGVDGDFLDEKNLNVWEMSEGCICCSMKGDFKSSIKRIYSEINPEYLIIEPTGVGMLSSIIENIREINNNDIEILSPLTLIDVTSFNEYLKTFNNFFIDNLKNTGEIILTKLNSFNSFDIENIKNEISKINNNLEIIINDYRTFPKEWFADLLNKSIDNKVIDKNFSLKTHINLRTFSKENINLKTMDELGLFLNRLVNGDFGKIYRAKGIVKVDGYWGKFNLVYKNFEMEPITDAKGTKIVIIGNNLDIENLKNI, encoded by the coding sequence ATGAAAGTATTATTGGTTAGTGGTTTTTTAGGTGCAGGAAAAACTACTTTTATAAAAGAAATGTCCAAAAATATAAATTTAGAATTTGTTGTGCTAGAAAATGAATATGCTGATATAGGTGTTGATGGGGATTTTTTAGATGAGAAAAATTTAAATGTTTGGGAAATGTCAGAAGGTTGTATCTGTTGCTCTATGAAAGGAGATTTTAAATCTTCTATTAAAAGAATTTATTCAGAAATTAATCCAGAGTATTTAATTATTGAGCCAACAGGAGTTGGAATGTTAAGTTCAATTATAGAAAATATAAGAGAAATCAATAATAATGATATTGAGATTTTAAGTCCTTTAACATTGATTGATGTAACTTCATTTAATGAGTACTTAAAAACTTTTAACAACTTTTTTATTGATAACCTAAAAAATACAGGAGAGATAATACTAACAAAATTAAATAGTTTTAATTCTTTTGATATAGAAAATATAAAAAATGAAATTTCTAAAATTAATAACAATTTAGAAATAATAATAAATGATTATAGAACTTTCCCAAAAGAATGGTTTGCAGACTTATTAAATAAAAGTATAGATAATAAAGTTATTGATAAAAATTTTTCTCTAAAAACACATATAAATCTAAGAACTTTTTCAAAAGAAAATATTAATTTAAAAACTATGGATGAGTTAGGTTTATTTTTAAATAGATTAGTTAATGGAGATTTTGGAAAAATTTATAGAGCTAAGGGAATAGTAAAAGTTGATGGTTATTGGGGAAAATTTAATCTTGTCTATAAAAATTTTGAAATGGAACCTATAACAGATGCCAAAGGAACTAAGATTGTTATTATTGGTAATAATTTAGATATTGAAAATTTAAAAAATATATAA
- a CDS encoding acyl-CoA dehydrogenase produces MEFNVPKTHELFRQMIREFVEKEVKPIAAEVDENERFPMETVEKMAKIGIMGIPIPKQYGGAGGDNLMYAMAVEELSKACATTGVIVSAHTSLGTWPILKFGNEKQKQKYLPKMASGEWIGAFGLTEPNAGTDAAGQQTMAVQDPETGEWILNGAKIFITNAGYAHVYVVFAMTDKSKGLKGISAFIVEANTPGFSIGKKEMKLGIRGSATCELIFENCRIPKENLLGDKGKGFKIAMMTLDGGRIGIASQALGIAAGALDEAINYAKERKQFGRSLAQFQNTQFQIANLDVKVEAARLLVYKAAWRESNNLPYSLDAARAKLFAAETAMEVTTKAVQIFGGYGYTREYPVERMMRDAKITEIYEGTSEVQRMVIAANIIK; encoded by the coding sequence ATGGAATTTAATGTACCTAAAACACATGAACTTTTTAGACAAATGATAAGAGAATTTGTTGAAAAAGAAGTAAAACCTATCGCAGCAGAGGTAGATGAAAATGAAAGATTTCCAATGGAAACTGTTGAAAAAATGGCTAAAATTGGAATAATGGGTATCCCTATACCTAAACAATATGGTGGAGCAGGAGGAGACAATTTAATGTATGCTATGGCTGTTGAAGAATTATCAAAAGCTTGTGCTACAACAGGGGTTATTGTATCTGCACACACATCTTTGGGAACTTGGCCAATTTTAAAATTTGGTAATGAAAAACAAAAACAAAAATATTTACCAAAAATGGCTAGTGGAGAATGGATAGGAGCTTTTGGACTTACAGAACCAAATGCAGGAACAGATGCTGCTGGTCAACAAACAATGGCAGTTCAAGATCCCGAAACTGGAGAATGGATTTTAAATGGGGCAAAAATATTTATAACAAATGCAGGATATGCACATGTTTATGTTGTATTTGCAATGACAGATAAGTCAAAAGGATTAAAAGGAATTTCTGCATTTATAGTTGAAGCAAATACACCAGGTTTCTCAATTGGTAAAAAAGAAATGAAATTAGGAATCAGAGGCTCAGCTACTTGTGAATTAATATTTGAAAATTGTAGAATACCAAAAGAAAACTTATTAGGAGATAAAGGAAAAGGATTTAAAATTGCTATGATGACTCTTGATGGAGGAAGAATAGGAATTGCTTCTCAAGCATTAGGAATAGCTGCAGGAGCATTAGATGAAGCTATCAATTATGCTAAAGAAAGAAAACAATTTGGAAGAAGTTTAGCTCAATTCCAAAACACTCAATTCCAAATAGCTAACTTAGATGTTAAAGTTGAAGCTGCAAGACTTTTAGTTTATAAAGCAGCTTGGAGAGAATCTAATAATTTACCTTATTCTTTAGATGCAGCTAGAGCTAAGCTATTTGCTGCTGAAACAGCCATGGAAGTAACAACTAAGGCTGTTCAAATATTCGGTGGATATGGTTATACAAGAGAATATCCAGTTGAAAGAATGATGAGAGATGCTAAGATTACTGAAATTTATGAAGGAACTTCAGAAGTTCAAAGAATGGTAATAGCGGCTAATATTATAAAATAA
- the lepA gene encoding translation elongation factor 4: MLQKNKRNFSIIAHIDHGKSTIADRLLEYTGTVSERDMKEQILDSMDLEREKGITIKAQAVTLFYKAKNGEEYELNLIDTPGHVDFIYEVSRSLAACEGALLVVDAAQGVEAQTLANVYLAIENNLEILPIINKIDLPAAEPEKVKREIEDIIGLPADDAVLASAKNGIGIEDILEAIVHKIPAPNYDENAPLKALIFDSFFDDYRGVITYVKVLDGKIEKGDKIKVWSTEKELEVLEAGIFSPTMKSTDILSTGSVGYIITGVKTIHDTRVGDTITSVKNPALFPLAGFKPAQSMVFAGVYPLFTDDYEELREALEKLQLNDASLTFVPETSIALGFGFRCGFLGLLHMEIIVERLRREYNIDLISTTPSVEYKVSIDNQEEKVIDNPCEFPDPGRGKITIQEPYIRGKVIVPKEYVGNVMELCQEKRGIFISMDYLDETRSMLSYELPLAEIVIDFYDKLKSRTKGYASFEYELSEYKVSNLVKVDILVSGKPVDAFSFIAHNDNAFHRGKAICQKLSEVIPRQQFEIPIQAALGSKIIARETIKAYRKNVIAKCYGGDITRKKKLLEKQKEGKKRMKSIGNVEIPQEAFVSVLKLND, from the coding sequence ATGTTACAAAAAAATAAGAGAAATTTCTCTATAATTGCCCATATAGATCATGGAAAATCAACTATTGCTGATAGGCTTTTAGAATATACTGGAACTGTATCAGAAAGAGATATGAAAGAGCAAATCTTAGATTCAATGGACTTAGAAAGAGAAAAAGGAATAACTATAAAAGCACAAGCTGTTACTTTATTTTATAAAGCAAAAAATGGTGAAGAATATGAATTAAATTTAATTGATACTCCTGGACATGTGGACTTTATATATGAAGTTTCAAGATCACTTGCTGCCTGTGAAGGTGCTTTACTTGTTGTAGATGCCGCACAAGGTGTTGAAGCACAAACTCTTGCTAATGTTTATCTTGCTATTGAAAATAACTTAGAAATATTACCAATAATAAATAAAATAGATTTACCTGCTGCTGAACCTGAAAAGGTAAAAAGAGAAATAGAAGACATTATTGGTTTACCTGCTGATGATGCTGTTTTAGCTTCTGCTAAAAATGGAATAGGTATAGAAGATATTTTAGAAGCCATTGTTCATAAAATCCCTGCTCCAAATTATGATGAGAATGCACCTTTAAAGGCACTGATATTTGACTCTTTTTTTGATGATTATAGAGGAGTTATAACCTATGTAAAAGTTTTAGATGGAAAAATTGAAAAAGGGGATAAAATTAAAGTCTGGTCAACTGAAAAAGAATTAGAAGTTTTAGAAGCTGGTATTTTTTCTCCAACAATGAAATCAACTGATATTTTGAGCACAGGTTCTGTTGGCTATATAATTACAGGTGTTAAAACTATTCATGATACAAGAGTTGGTGATACAATAACAAGTGTTAAAAATCCTGCTCTATTTCCATTAGCTGGATTTAAACCTGCTCAGTCAATGGTATTTGCAGGAGTGTATCCACTATTTACTGATGACTATGAAGAATTAAGAGAAGCCTTAGAAAAATTACAACTAAATGATGCTTCTTTAACATTTGTTCCAGAAACTTCTATTGCCTTAGGTTTTGGTTTTAGATGTGGTTTTTTAGGTTTATTACATATGGAAATCATAGTTGAAAGATTGAGAAGAGAGTATAATATAGATTTAATTTCTACTACTCCATCAGTTGAATATAAGGTTAGTATAGATAATCAAGAGGAAAAAGTTATAGATAACCCTTGTGAATTTCCTGATCCGGGTCGTGGAAAAATAACAATACAAGAACCATATATTAGAGGAAAAGTAATTGTTCCAAAAGAATATGTTGGAAATGTAATGGAGCTTTGTCAAGAAAAAAGAGGAATTTTTATTTCAATGGATTATTTGGATGAAACTAGATCTATGCTTAGTTATGAGCTTCCTCTTGCAGAAATTGTTATAGATTTTTATGATAAGTTAAAATCAAGAACAAAAGGATATGCTTCTTTTGAATATGAATTAAGTGAATATAAAGTATCAAATCTAGTTAAAGTTGATATCTTGGTTTCAGGTAAACCTGTTGATGCTTTTTCATTTATTGCTCATAATGATAATGCTTTTCATAGAGGAAAAGCTATCTGTCAAAAATTGAGTGAAGTTATTCCAAGACAACAATTTGAAATTCCTATTCAAGCTGCCTTAGGCTCAAAAATAATTGCTAGAGAAACGATAAAAGCATATAGAAAAAATGTTATTGCTAAATGTTATGGTGGAGATATTACAAGAAAGAAAAAACTTCTTGAAAAACAAAAAGAAGGTAAAAAGAGAATGAAGAGTATAGGAAATGTTGAAATCCCACAAGAAGCATTTGTTTCAGTATTAAAATTAAATGACTAA
- a CDS encoding SAM-dependent methyltransferase, whose translation MKKEDILSELIENIKDNKLIKIVFSDKQDGDFNKIIIKPLSLKSAKNIQIESFKDNKAFHKNIELNNIEKIKNILKEYVENFKQILLQIESLNISFMKKKETFIKKENNNNLIKNSNEHNKKKQYILNEGDKIDFLIELGLMSVEGKILKSSYNKFKQINKYLEFIDDVIVELKTKRLINNHINILDFGCGKSYLTFALYYYLKNYRKDLSFSIVGLDLKKDVIEFCNKLAQKLSYENLEFLNGNIKDYDRAKEVDLVFSLHACNNATDYSLEKALSLNAKAILAVPCCHHEFFEKIQKNKDSKFYDTLKIIADNGIVLDKFASLATDSFRSLTLELCGYKTKMIEFIDMEHTPKNILIKAIKSRSSNLKEKLKEYNRLKKFLGIQPLLEELTKKYFLIDTNIEIPYN comes from the coding sequence ATGAAAAAAGAAGATATATTATCTGAATTGATAGAAAATATTAAGGATAATAAACTTATAAAAATAGTTTTTTCAGATAAACAAGATGGAGATTTTAATAAAATTATTATAAAACCTTTATCTTTAAAATCTGCTAAAAATATTCAAATTGAAAGTTTTAAAGATAATAAAGCATTTCATAAAAATATTGAATTAAATAATATTGAAAAAATTAAAAATATATTAAAGGAATATGTAGAAAATTTTAAACAAATACTATTACAAATTGAAAGTTTAAATATTTCTTTTATGAAGAAAAAAGAAACTTTTATCAAAAAAGAAAATAATAATAATTTAATAAAAAACTCCAATGAGCATAATAAAAAGAAACAGTATATTCTGAATGAAGGAGATAAAATTGATTTCTTAATTGAATTAGGTTTAATGTCTGTTGAAGGCAAAATTTTAAAATCTAGTTATAATAAATTTAAGCAAATTAATAAATATCTAGAATTTATTGATGATGTTATTGTGGAATTAAAAACTAAAAGACTTATAAATAATCATATAAATATTTTAGATTTTGGTTGTGGAAAATCATATTTAACTTTTGCACTTTATTATTATCTAAAAAATTATAGAAAAGATTTGAGTTTTTCAATAGTAGGTTTAGATTTAAAAAAAGATGTTATAGAATTTTGTAATAAACTTGCTCAAAAATTGAGTTATGAAAACTTAGAATTTTTAAATGGAAATATAAAAGACTATGATAGGGCTAAGGAAGTAGATTTAGTTTTTTCTTTACATGCTTGTAACAATGCCACTGATTATTCACTTGAAAAAGCCTTGAGTTTAAATGCTAAAGCCATACTTGCTGTTCCTTGCTGTCATCATGAATTTTTTGAAAAAATACAAAAAAATAAAGATTCTAAATTTTATGATACTTTAAAAATTATTGCTGATAATGGAATTGTTTTAGATAAATTTGCAAGTTTAGCAACTGATAGTTTTCGTTCATTGACATTAGAGTTATGTGGATATAAAACAAAAATGATTGAATTTATTGATATGGAACATACTCCTAAAAATATTTTAATCAAAGCTATAAAATCAAGGTCTTCTAATTTAAAAGAAAAGTTAAAGGAATATAATAGATTGAAAAAATTTTTAGGAATTCAACCCTTATTAGAGGAATTAACTAAAAAATATTTTTTAATTGACACAAATATTGAAATACCATATAATTAA
- the asnA gene encoding aspartate--ammonia ligase — MAYISSLDILETEIAIKKVKDFFESHLSKELDLLRVSAPLFVIPESGLNDNLNGTERPVSFDTKSGERVEIVHSLAKWKRMALYRYNIENDKGIYTDMNAIRRDEDTDFIHSYYVDQWDWEKIISKEDRNEEYLKDVVRKIYSVFKKTEEYITTEYPKLTKKLPEEITFITAQELENKYPNLTPKNREHAAAKEYGAIFLMKIGGKLSSGEKHDGRAPDYDDWDLNGDIIFNYPLLGIGLELSSMGIRVDEKSLDEQLKIANCEDRRSLPYHQMILNKVLPYTIGGGIGQSRICMFFLDKLHIGEVQASIWSQEVHEICRQMNIKLL; from the coding sequence ATGGCTTACATTTCAAGTCTAGATATTTTAGAAACAGAAATTGCTATTAAAAAAGTTAAAGATTTTTTTGAAAGTCATCTATCAAAAGAATTAGATTTACTAAGGGTTTCAGCACCATTATTTGTTATTCCAGAATCTGGGTTAAATGATAATTTGAATGGAACAGAAAGACCAGTATCCTTTGATACTAAAAGTGGAGAAAGAGTTGAGATAGTCCATTCACTTGCAAAATGGAAAAGGATGGCACTATACAGATACAACATTGAAAATGATAAAGGTATTTATACAGATATGAATGCTATCAGAAGAGATGAGGATACAGATTTTATTCATTCTTATTATGTTGACCAATGGGACTGGGAAAAAATAATTTCTAAGGAAGATAGAAATGAAGAATATTTAAAAGATGTAGTTAGAAAAATTTATTCTGTATTTAAGAAAACAGAAGAATATATAACTACTGAATATCCAAAACTTACTAAAAAGTTACCAGAAGAAATAACTTTTATAACTGCACAAGAATTAGAAAATAAATATCCTAACTTAACTCCAAAAAATAGAGAACATGCTGCTGCAAAAGAGTATGGAGCAATATTTTTGATGAAGATAGGTGGGAAATTATCTTCTGGTGAAAAACATGATGGTAGAGCACCTGACTATGATGATTGGGATCTAAATGGTGATATAATATTTAACTATCCTCTTTTAGGAATAGGGCTTGAATTGTCTTCTATGGGAATAAGAGTAGATGAAAAATCGTTAGATGAACAATTAAAAATTGCTAATTGTGAAGATAGAAGATCTTTACCATATCATCAAATGATTTTAAATAAAGTTCTACCTTATACAATAGGTGGAGGAATAGGACAATCTCGTATATGTATGTTTTTCTTAGATAAATTACATATTGGAGAAGTACAAGCATCTATATGGTCACAAGAAGTTCATGAAATTTGTAGACAAATGAATATTAAATTATTGTAA
- a CDS encoding threonine/serine exporter family protein, with amino-acid sequence MNYLEVFTAFSATFFFGIIFSLTGKKLLYSSFAGGLGWYTHLLFFKELSYSKTASFVISAVVITIFSEIIGRLEKTTVTSTLIPALIPLVPGGGIYYTMSFFVENRFPEAFDKGRETIFLTMALSVGIFLVSTFSQILDRTIKYTKVLKKYRKFKEYKRKHKI; translated from the coding sequence ATGAATTATTTAGAAGTTTTTACAGCATTTTCTGCAACTTTCTTCTTTGGAATAATATTTAGTCTTACAGGTAAAAAACTACTTTATAGTAGTTTTGCTGGTGGTTTAGGCTGGTATACTCATTTACTTTTTTTTAAAGAATTATCTTATTCTAAAACTGCTTCTTTTGTAATTTCAGCTGTTGTAATAACTATTTTTTCAGAAATAATAGGTAGACTTGAAAAAACAACAGTTACAAGTACATTGATTCCAGCATTAATTCCGTTAGTTCCTGGTGGAGGAATCTATTATACAATGTCTTTTTTTGTTGAGAATAGATTTCCTGAAGCTTTTGATAAAGGAAGAGAAACTATTTTTCTAACAATGGCTTTAAGTGTAGGGATATTTTTAGTTTCTACTTTTTCACAAATTCTTGATAGAACTATAAAATACACAAAAGTTTTAAAAAAATATAGAAAATTTAAAGAATATAAAAGAAAACATAAAATTTAG
- a CDS encoding tRNA1(Val) (adenine(37)-N6)-methyltransferase → MNTNLESIIPLLNKNLKIIQRSDYFNFSIDSLLISEFVNTKKNIKKILDLGTGNAAIPLFLSKKTSAKIYGIEIQEISYNLALRNININNLNEQIYIIYDNMKNYLKYFDVGSFDIVISNPPFFKINENKNFLNDLNQLSIARHEVEINLEELIKISSELVKDRGYFYLVHRADRLSEIINNLQKYKFEAKKIKFCYTTEYKNAKIVLIEAIKNGKSGLTILPPLIINKENGEYTDEILKMFK, encoded by the coding sequence ATGAATACAAATCTTGAAAGTATTATTCCATTATTAAATAAAAATTTAAAAATAATCCAACGCAGTGATTATTTTAATTTTTCCATAGATTCCTTATTAATTTCAGAATTTGTCAATACAAAAAAAAATATTAAAAAAATCTTAGATTTAGGAACTGGAAATGCAGCAATCCCACTTTTTCTTTCAAAAAAAACATCTGCTAAAATTTATGGGATTGAAATACAAGAAATTTCATATAATCTCGCTTTAAGAAATATTAACATCAATAATTTAAATGAACAAATATATATAATATATGATAATATGAAAAATTATTTAAAATATTTTGATGTTGGTTCTTTTGATATTGTTATATCAAATCCACCATTTTTTAAAATTAATGAAAATAAAAATTTTTTAAATGATTTAAATCAGCTGAGTATTGCTAGACATGAAGTAGAAATTAATTTGGAAGAACTTATAAAAATCTCTTCTGAACTCGTTAAAGATAGAGGATATTTCTATCTTGTTCATAGAGCAGATAGATTAAGTGAAATAATAAATAATTTACAAAAATATAAATTTGAAGCAAAAAAAATAAAATTTTGTTATACAACGGAATATAAAAATGCTAAAATAGTTTTAATAGAAGCTATTAAAAATGGAAAATCTGGTTTGACTATTCTTCCACCTTTAATTATTAATAAAGAAAATGGAGAATATACTGATGAAATTTTAAAAATGTTTAAATAA